DNA from Lemur catta isolate mLemCat1 chromosome 7, mLemCat1.pri, whole genome shotgun sequence:
CAATAGGCTGCCAATCATACAGGTGCCAGGTCTTCCTGGGGACAGGAGGAGCTTCTAATATAGGAGCCCTCAATGTGACAGTTGCTTTCCCCATTCATTTTCAGCAGAGAGTAAAATTGTTAGCCTTCTCAGCCCATTCTGACACTTGGTTTGTCCTCAGGGCTCAAGAACCAGAGAATCCCAGACTGCAGAGACCATGTATAACTTAAGCTGTTACAACCCCAGCTCCTTTACCCTTGTTGGAATACCCGGCCTGGAGAAGTTTCACATGTGGATTGGGATTCCCTTTTGTGTCATTTATGTTGTGGCTGTTCTGGGCAATGGCATCCTCCTCTACCTCATTGCAGTTGAGCACAGCCTCCATGAGCccatgtttttcttcctctgtatgCTGGCCACCACGGACGTCATCTTGTCCACTGCCACAGTGCCCAAATTGCTTAGTAACCTCTGGCTTGGCTCCCAAGAAATAACCTTCTCTGGTTGTCTCACTCAGGTGTTCTTCCTCCACTTCAGCTTTGTAGTGGACTCAGCCATCCTGTTGGCCATGGCATTTGatcgctatgtggccatctgctTTCCTTTGAGATACAGCACCATCCTGACTCCGCAGGTGGTCATCAAACTTATGGTGAGCATCACTGTGAGGAGCTTCTCTGTCATCCTGCCAGACGTTTTTCTTATAAAACGGCTACCCTTTTGCAGGGCACGTATCATCCCGCACACGTACTGTGAGCATATAGGTGTTGCTCGGCTTTCGTCTGCTGACATCTCCATCAACATCTGGTATGGATTTGCTGTACCTGTCATGACTGTCCTCTCGGATGTGATCTTTATTGCTGTTTCCTATACCTTCATCCTCCGTGCTGTCTTTCAACTCTCATCCCAGAGTGCCCGCCAAAAGGCCCTCAGTACCTGCGGCTCCCACGTCTGTGTCATCCTCATGTTTTACACACCTGCCGCCTTCTCCATCCTTGCTCATCGCTTCGGGCACAGTGTCCCTAGAAGTGTGCTCATCCTATTTGCCAACCTCTATGTGGCCATCCCTCCTGCTCTAAATCCTATTGTTTATGGAGTGAAGACAAAGCAGATCCAGGACAAATttattctcctcttttctttgaAGAAGTTACAATGAGTGGACATTGAAGGAAAAAATTTAGGTAAAATTGATTTGGTTAAATCTTATGTAACATACAtaggaagacataaaaataaagctgcaactgctattaatttgaaaattgaGTATTCCAACCAAGTGCAAAATAtaggcaggagggagaggggagaaagaaaatctTACAAAGTTCAAGAAAATCAAGGGCTTTCTTGGTTTAGTTTTCTCACCACTTGTGTGAAAAAGCTGATGGTTGATACAGAAGGGCACTAAACTGAGGGTTACATCTTTCCTATTGctaatcttaaaatatttgaaggataGATATTTCCTAACATGGAATTCACTCCTGTATTTCTCAGCTTATGACTTGAAGGCAATACCTCTTGTCTCCCCTTTTAAGTAGTTATTAATTCTCTCTGCTATGATTAGCAAACTTACTGCTTCACACTTCTTcagtctatattttatatatgagtaATGCCTCCttcatttgtctttatttctttactttttccctGCCTATCTGAGATTACATAGAGTTGCTCAtcttttgtacatattttctttagTTGTATGTTCCAAGAAATGTCTAAGGGTTTGCTTTTCACAACTCTTGGCCTATATTTtacaagtattaatatatttaattcagaATATAATTTTGGTAGGGAAATATTAGTAAATTTGGTTTACAAATGATGAGACAtaaatttataatagaaatataattaatatatctgGGATCAAAACCCAGGTCTGTATGTTTCCGAGCTCTGAGTTCTTTATTTAATTACATCTAAGCATCTACTTCTCAATGGCTCAGAAGGCACTCAAACTTAATTTCTCCAAAACTGACCTTGAATCCCTACcaccttcatctgtaaaaagtgcttttcttttctctcttcctttatgGTAAATTGCAGCACTAAAACCATGAATTCCAAAGCCAGAAACCTGTggcttatcttttattttacctGAATTATCCTCAAACAAAATTAACTCAACACCTAAGTTAAATATCGTTAAGTATGAGGTAGCTTTAAGTCATTCCAGGGGGTATATCCATCTCATCCTCACCTTCATTGTGGCCACTGAGGTCAACTGGGCTCTAACCGATGACCTGTTTCTCTGAGagttttttgaaatctttttgaaGGAGTTCTAACCTTGCTCCACCCAATCCATTCTCTGTATAAAGACCAGAGTGAGCATTTCATAATTCACATATGATTGTGTCACTTTGTACCTCGAAACTCTTTGATGGTTCCATTGTCCTCGGGATCATGCACAAGTGTTGTCTTTCCTTGGGATCATTGCAACAAAGCGGAAAGTCATATAAAAAGAGCAACCTCTTGTAAAAGTAAGAGCCTTGCAGGTtacctaatatttatttacaCTTCATTTGCCCTTCACTGACTCCTTAAGCAAGTAATTCCAttagtgatatttttcttttatgttgccATACTCAGAGTCTTATTTTTGACATAAGATAAAACTTGGTGCAGGAGGCATCCATGCTCCTGTTAGGAAGCTGCGTTGGGAAATACCAATTATTTCCTAAAATCTCCACTGATAAAGAAGCCATACATTTAATGAAGATGAACATATTAAATTACTTGTGAGTAAGAAGTAAAGAGTAAAACTGGCATTCTGAGATAAGAccctctgtgtgtgcacatgtgcatctGTGCGTGTTGCCGTTTTCATTGCTCTGTCATATCCTTTAGGCAGTTCAGAAGGGACACATGCAGGGGCTGCTTTGTCTATGCCTCCATTAAAAActgttatatttatttgcttgtgcATCCACACCTATCTTATGAGCTTCTTGAAGGCAGAAACTTAGTCCTAGGCATCTTCTTATACTCCACCTAATGAACGTACCTGTGAAACTGCGTGTTCTCAATAAAAGCTTGCTGTATATTCAAAATTTATCAGAAATCTTTTCCTCCAAACCATTATCTTtaacctttcctttcttccttctctaacaGCTTAGATTCCATAGTATGTTATTTCAGTCATCGTGTTGTTCATGTCTTAACTGCCCCCCCCTTCTCTTCTATGTACTCAGTTGAAAAGATATTGCTGGAAAGCTGATGAATATAGCTCTGTATCTTGGAGAAGGTGGCAAACACAGCACTGAAGGGCAGACTGACACTACAGGACACCTACAATACTTGCCTAGTTTTGGCTTCTCAAATACACCAAATTTCTCcttgtctcttccctttcctaTCCTTCGCCTAGAGACTCCTTTTTAGGCTTCAATTAAAATTCCTTCCTCATATATTCCTTCTTTAATCCTGCACACTCGATTGAAAAGATGGTCAGCCTTGCTAGTgaaataacagagaaaatgagCCCTCtattctctctctgttctttctctccctGACAGGCACCTTGAGGGGGTTCCATTTTCACATCTGAAAAGAAcctaagagaaaggaaatgtaaaccCTTCTCTTTACATTCACCAGCTCACTGccttttaaactttgttttatagCCTCAAGTAGTTCCTGAGAAGACCTGAGTGGACAGCAAGGGTGCCAAActccaggtctcagtttcctcccccAAACCGTATCTGAGAGGCGAGATCACATCCCCTGGGAAAAGCCTGACTATGTTTCAGAGATAATCAAGTCGCCAGGAGCAGAAAAAACAGGGAAGACAACCTGATGGCCCACAGCTGCCTCCTGCTAATTACTCCACTCCATGGCTGTTTCTGCTTCAACTgacaaaaataactatttttttttccttcctcttggtTCCCGTAAAAACTGACCAGCCTCTTATCCTCGGTGCAGGCATCTCCCTTGTCTTTTTTGGGTGCCTCGCCATGCAActcccctctctcttcttccatttatttcccttttctctctcctactctctcactctccctatctctttcttcctaaaagataaaataaattttatacttttataccCTAATCTTTGTCTGGAGAATTCTTTCTCAAAACCTGTGTATGCCACCCTTCCACCCTAAAATAGATTAGTATTTCTTGTGTACATTCTCACTGCacaatgtactttttattttaggatgTACTACAACTTTAATAAGGTGATAGTTATATATgtagttttttaatgtttacccCTCCATTAGGTCATTGAGGACCAGGTTAGTGTCTGCCTGGTTTATCATTGTATTCTCATCACCTGCAAAGTTTctagcacataataggcactcaataaatatgtgctgaatgaaGGGGTTGAAACAAATTAGttttaattaacaaatgaaataacTATTTTGCATGGTGCACATCTGCCTGGATTTGTAATTCAGCctaatcagaaagaaaattctgaatcATCATAGAGAAAGACTTATTTTCTCCATAGTAAGGTAAAAATTGTGACCCAACTTATTCCTCTGGCCTTGTCTTTGAGCATTTccaagtaattattatttttcatagatgTGGGAACTGATTTTCAGAACAAGTGAGAAATTTTGTTACagcagaaggaaggggaaaagaagtAAATTTCAGATTGTTGGCCACCAGACTTTGAAACTAGCCTTCCTGATTAAACTGATACCCCAGGTGGATATCTATGGTTTTCAAACCTGCATGTAATGTGTGTTAGAGATTTACCCTACACAGATAGTTAGTCTGTGCTATAAATAATAGGCTCaggctaggtgcggtggctcacgcctgtaatcctagcactctgggaagctgaggtgggaggatctctcaaggtcaggagttcaagatcagcccgagcaagagcaagaccctgtctctactaaaaaaaatagaaagaaattagccagacaactaaaaatatatagaaaaaattagccaggcatggtggtgcattcctgtagtcccagctacttgggatgctgagccagaaggattgcttgagcccaggagtttgaggttgctgtgagctaggcagacgccacagcagtctagccagggcaacagagtgagactgtgtctccaaaaaaaaaaaaaaaaaagaaaagaaaagaaaaagaaagaataaataaataaataataggctCAAAACAAAGTTAGTGATATTTTACCACTAAGGAAAGATAGAATTGCCAAGCAAGATTGGCCCCTGAGGAAAGCATTGGAAAAGGCAGGCCCCTTCATACCTGGGGAGACGGCAGCCACAGTGAGAAATGTCTCCAGGGTTGTGTTATCTAAGGTTAGAAGGGGATTCATTTCAATTCAACAG
Protein-coding regions in this window:
- the LOC123642338 gene encoding olfactory receptor 52H1-like, with protein sequence MYNLSCYNPSSFTLVGIPGLEKFHMWIGIPFCVIYVVAVLGNGILLYLIAVEHSLHEPMFFFLCMLATTDVILSTATVPKLLSNLWLGSQEITFSGCLTQVFFLHFSFVVDSAILLAMAFDRYVAICFPLRYSTILTPQVVIKLMVSITVRSFSVILPDVFLIKRLPFCRARIIPHTYCEHIGVARLSSADISINIWYGFAVPVMTVLSDVIFIAVSYTFILRAVFQLSSQSARQKALSTCGSHVCVILMFYTPAAFSILAHRFGHSVPRSVLILFANLYVAIPPALNPIVYGVKTKQIQDKFILLFSLKKLQ